The DNA window TCACCTCCTCTGTTTACTGCATCGGCCATTGCTGGTGGAACATCAGGAAGTACCTGAAGGAAAAATATGTGATTACTTAGCTGAAATAAGAGAGACGGATACAATAACtttctcaaaaaataatatCTTTGGTCTAACAATAGCTTTATTCATGGACAGCACGTGCTGTACATGACAGGCTTTGTCATTTGTCAGCACCTTTAATTCTGAGAATATATTCAGCGAAAATCACCTGCTGTAACGGTAGTCCATGATCTCCAGGAAGTGACCGAATTGACATGTCAAGCAGTGAGCTAATGGCAGATTCGGAGCTTAGTACTTGCGCAAGAATAGATGTTTCATCAATTTGATCATCTTTGAACTTTATCAAGAGGTTTCGAGAAATCCCATAGTAGGATTTTACCTGCAGAAAGAAGTGTAATGCATTAGAAcaatcataaaaataaattatatagtggtatttttttttaaaaaaaaaccacaacaCAATAATTTGAAAAATGCTTCATGATAATAAATTTGCTGCCATTTATAACATAAGTtacatctttttttatttttagtaccACATACAAACAAGAAATCCAACTACATTAAACGTGATGGATTAGTtagctctttctctctctgtttttcttttctcctcccaAGTCTGAAGCAGCATGGTAATGCATATTACTCACTTTGTCCCAGTAACATTAAGGATATCTCCTTTTAACTTGTTTTATGTTTGGGCATACATCATACAAAGTCAGAACAGGGAATAATATTCCAACCTACTCATCCACAAATGCACAAACAAAAGGTGCTAACATTTCTTTGATTGCTGGACAGTTCTCTAGTTATTTAGCTTATCCTGCATACATCTTTGCGCACTGAATGAATTGCATATTTTCATGATTGTCCAAACCTAAAGAGAGCCACATGCTGCGAGGGTTGATTAAGATGGGCGAAATAATGCTGTAAGATCAGCAGTGTGAATTATAGAGTGGACACAGCAAATGGTCTTTGCAAGCATTTCACTATCATACTAATCTGTCAGGTCAATTTTAGATTATGGTAACACCAGTAAGAGCTTTGATATATTCAACACGTCTTCCTTTTTGTTAAAACAAACTCATATAtagatcaaaatataataactctGCCATCGTAATTCCTTGTTTCCTTAAAGTTTGTTGTAGACTTCAAACTGAACATTtcatacatatgtacatactACCCAAATTATTGGTTATTTCTATACTCATCAATCACGCCAAAAATGACATCTGTAGACTTGGATTGAACCGAGAAAATTCAACTCAAAATGCTAACTGATGTTAGGCTGAGTTCGGTACAccattttcccaacccacctctctcgttttccgcgcgcacgcttttcaaactactaaacggtgcatttttttcaaaaattttatatacaaaagttgttttaaaaattcatattgatccattttgaaaaaaaaaataactaatgcttaattaatcacgtgttaaaaggccgctccgttttacgtgcagGATGGGTTTCCATCCTGCACacccgaacacacccttagtatAGAACTGATGGTGAAAATACTTTAACAGCTCTGGAGAATTAGTGATTTCATTTGGTTTGTATACTTCTATTTGGGCACATCTCTGCCTATATCCTCAAAATAAGCAAGGGGAATCCACCATGATCCATTGCCTGATGATCCTTTCAAAAAGTGCAATGTGATGAATTGCATAGAAGATTCTGCTAGTCACCAATAAATGATATTGATGGGGAGTTGGGGATGCATCCTATGTCATATGATATCAGAGGCTATTCAAATTTATTAACCCAGTGGTTAGTATTGGTTAGTTTAAAATAGAAagtatagaagaaaaaaaaacatcgttttagagttgactttttagcacttCTATATAATATTACAACAGCAGCACAGCAATTGTAGATGAAAGGTTAACATATATCCTATGCAAGTATCTGAAGCATTGAAAGAGAAGAATAAGCTAACTTACCAGCCGACGTGTCTCTTCTGGCTTTGGAACGAATTCTTCTCGGCCTTTTACTAAATCCATATACAGTGGAGGAAGTTGCTGAACTAATGGCAGGAGCTGCTTAACAACAGGAGGGCTAAGATTCTCAAGTTGCTTAATGGCTGCTTCCGCCTGTTTTGCAAGGATTATAATCATCTTAGCTTAAGAGGGAAGTGGCATATAATCAACACATAGGAAACATGTGATTTGTATTTGGGAGAGTGACATGGCATCAGTAGCAATATTCAAGTGTAATAGTTGGAATGATCCATGTCCatttctatttcatattattgcTATCTGAGGAAAAATTCTTTGTAACTAACATGAAACTTCTGGTAAATTTATGTGCTTACTGAGTTTAAAATTGAAGGGAGGCTCGCCAACATAAAACTCGAACATTCTATTAGAGTTGGGAACTTCCTATTTTTAGAATAGTGAACAGATACCGACTTTGTCACTTACACCTACACCTAACACCATAAGTTCCACTTGTGATACATACTAAGAAAGATAGTACGTCTCCAGAAACAGGAGATGTCCAAATGAGAATGACAGTGCAgggatgaaaagaaaataataccACCATGTGGAACAGTTGCAGACCATTCAAGCAACAGACTTTgtcataaaatataaaaaatcatcGTAACAAGTTGGCAATGGAATTCAGAAACACATCGTACCCCAAAACGAAGTGTTGGATATGATGTCAACTGGGAAAATATTGGCCCAAAACTCTGTGCCATGGGAACAATTACAGGCGAAAATAATGGAACTGCCAAGCTTGCTTcctgcaaaagaaaaagaaagaagaagaaaaactacAAGTAATATTCTACTAGTAGCTTTTAAAAGAATTAATAGCTTGAACGGAACAAAAATTCTTTTCGCTCTGGTTACAATAGATAACATCATTCCGTCCTAACATCTAAATGCAAGTGTCTTATGACACTACGATTTTTGTACCAAACTAACAGAGCCGCATCACATGCTTCGCAGCTGATGTACCCGCTCCATGTAGATTGAAGCGTACAAAAGTTCTTACTTCACTTTGAAAGTTGCATTACTATGGATTACCCAATTTAAATATCTACTCAATGAGGAATGTCCAGTTATCCACTTATCTTATCAAGAGATACAAACTAAAGCAATAAAGTATGGATCCCTGGTCATCTACAGTGTACTAGTATGGTCTTTACCTATATGTATGTGTCTTCCCTAAGCCATGCAATTTTCTCTACTACTTCGAAAGGACAGtcgtcctccttcctccccttccaATCTCACGTATAAAAAGCactaaaaaaagagaaaaaaaagtgccAAAAACTAACcaactgagaaaaaaaagaagaaaaccaggaaaagaaaagacGATTAGTTAACGAAAAAAACAACTCTGTCCTCCCCATATCTGTCCCAAAAACCAGGAAATGTAATCTCTGCCTcctaaaaagaagaaaaaaaagaaggaaaaaccaGGGGAAAAAAGAACAAGCAGTTAGTCTTCCGGTGCTTTACTCGATCCACGGTCCCATCCATCCTAATGGTATGGATATATCCTCAATTAAATAAGCCCATCGCAAAGCATGGGATTGTTACTAGTGTTAACAAGGAGGGGAGATAACACGCAAAAAACATACCTTATTGTTAAAGGCCATCAATATATTTCCACTTCGCTGCACAGCGTATCTTGATCCTAATAGAAGCAAACATCAGTGATAAAACAACATATTACACCGCTAACTGAACAAGCACAAATTTAATCTTACATAAAGAATACTTCATAGCCCAGAAGATAAatgaagggtgtgtttagtttacgctaaaattggaagtttggttgaaattggaacgatgtgacagaaaagttggaagtttatgtgtgtaggaaagttttgatgtgatggaaaagttggaagtttgaagaaaaagtttggaactaaacaaggccgaaATATGCACTTATAATCTCGTACCAATGAGAAGGTGGATCACAGATCCCAAAGAATGCCCAACACCAAATGTGGGAAGGTCATTTacctggaaaaaaaatgtttgcttAGTATATTGGACAATATTGGAGTTAATTGTTATGTGAAAAATAACAACTTACAGGTTCAACCATGTTTCTTAAGCACCTGTCAAACTTAAATTGAACTTCATCTGCGATGAAGAAATGATCAAAGCCGCTAGCATATGGCGTTGCGATCACCAAAGCTCCCCTAAATTTCAAATAGACTGATAAAATACATGTCTGCTAGAGAAGTGGAATATGTAGAAAGATAGCTCTATAGGAAATCATAATAGCAGTGTAAACCGTGTAGAGCTAGAGCTAAGAAGTACTGTATCATTTTCTTGAAATGAAGATGCAGTTCATTGCTTGTAATATTATCAAAGgacaaactttaaaaatgatTGTTGTTTCACTAACTTTTTGATAGATTGAACAAGCGTGTCTTGCTTAGAACCACATAAAGAGGTGCCTTGCAGTTAATAATGACAAATTACACACCAAAGCTCTTATTCTCTAGATTCATGGTCAAGCAATGATGCACTAGTTAAACACACAACAAAGGGAGGGCTAAATTTTCAAAGGTTGCATTTCGGGTATAGAACTATAGTCAACTCTCCAGCGTTACGAACAAATCAAATGCCGCTCTGTTTCAGTCTTTGAGCAGAATTAGATTGTTGCACACAGATAATTTTGGGTCATTGGGCATTGCTTGTCCACATACTTGTCTGCAAGTCGTTCAAGGAAGAAA is part of the Oryza glaberrima chromosome 4, OglaRS2, whole genome shotgun sequence genome and encodes:
- the LOC127770534 gene encoding uncharacterized protein LOC127770534, giving the protein MIRVVSPPPPSAVQLRGGGGTPGPSSSAVCRFWGSRRGSRVAATSSWGWGKSRRRRRAAISCCSAEEGEGPRVATPSAPPAPSEGSIQLYSQIERVITEAAKQSREGWGSTGDWTEIEGAWVLKPKSQEPSFVVHFVGGIFVGAAPQITYRFFLERLADKGALVIATPYASGFDHFFIADEVQFKFDRCLRNMVEPVNDLPTFGVGHSLGSVIHLLIGSRYAVQRSGNILMAFNNKEASLAVPLFSPVIVPMAQSFGPIFSQLTSYPTLRFGAEAAIKQLENLSPPVVKQLLPLVQQLPPLYMDLVKGREEFVPKPEETRRLVKSYYGISRNLLIKFKDDQIDETSILAQVLSSESAISSLLDMSIRSLPGDHGLPLQQVLPDVPPAMADAVNRGGELLTNLATGTPWEAVAKEVGSTLGADSGVLRAQISKDVNTLVDVIVSWIESNSGPRLLRS